The region CGACGATGACGGAACCGGGCATGGTAACTGGCCTCCAAGTGATCGGTGACGCACCTGGTCTGCAACGATACCCACACAGCCGTTGGCCGCAGCCGAGAGGTTCACACGTTGGCTTCTTCCCGGTCGTGAGCGGCCGGGATCACGGAACCACCTACCGGTGGTCCGGGGCGTTCGCCCCGTCGCGGGTCGCCCCGCGGCCTTCCTGCTTCGACGCCGACAGCCCCGTCCGGGAAGGCTCCCGTCGGGGTCTCACACCGGCTCCACAGGCGGACACCGCCAGCCCGGCGGCCCTGAGGTTGTTCGCCGCGTTCACATCGCGGTCGTGCACCGCCCCGCACCGGGGACAGGTCCACACGCGTACGTCCAGCGGCAGCCGCTCGTGCACGTGCCCGCACCCGGGCACCGAGCACAGCCGGGTGGAGGGGAAGAACCGGTCCACCACCACCAGCTCCCGCCCGTACCAGGCGGCTTTGTACTCCAGCATCGACCGCATGTCCGACCAGGCGGCATCGGAGATGGCGCGGGCCAGGCCGCGGTTCCTGACCATGGTGCGCACGGTCAGGTCCTCGATCACGACCACTTGGTTTTCGCGGACGAGACGAGTGGTGAGCTTGTGCAGGAAATCCTTCCGGCGGTCGGCGATCCGGGCGTGCACCCGCGCCACCCTGGTGCGGGCCCTGGCCTGGTTGGCCGACCCCGTCTGCTTGCGCGACAGCGCCCGCTGGGCCCTGGCGAGCCGGGCCCGGTCGGCCCGCTCGTGCCGGGGGTTGGTGACCTTCTCGCCCGTGGACAGGGTGACCAGCGAGGTGATCCCGGCGTCGACACCGACCGCATCATGTGGCGCCGGGGAGGATTCGACGGTGTCCTCGCACAGCAGTGACACGAACCAGCGGCCCACCGCATCACGCGACACCGTCACCGTGGACGGGGCCGCGCCCGCCGGGAGCGGACGCGACCAGACGATGGCCAACGGCTCGGACATCTTCGCCAGAGTGAGCTTCCCGTCGCGATAGCGGAACGCGCTGGAGGTGTACTCCGCGGAGGCGCGGGACTTCTTCCGCGACTTGAAGCGCGGGTAGCAGGCCCGTCCGGCGAAGAAGTGCGAGAACCCCTGCTGGAGGTGGCGCAGCGCCTGCTGGAGCGGAACGCTGGACACCTCGGCCAGGAAGGCGAGGTTCTCGGTCTTCTTCCAGCCGGTGAGCATCGCCGAGGTAGCGTTGTAGCCGATCCGTTCCCGGTTCTGGTACCAGGCCCGGGTGCGGGCTGCGAGGGCCTTGTTGTAGACCAGGCGGACACACCCGAACGTGCGCGACAGCTCCGCCGCCTGCGCACCGGTGGGGTAGAAGCGGTACTTGAACGCCCGCTTCACAGTCTTCCTCGCCATGCTTCACTTTTTAACAGCTTGTTCGTGGATACCCGACCGGAAGGAGAAGGGTGTTCCCTCCCGGTCCCGGAGGACCGGGCCTCCGCACCCGACAACCTGATGAGCAACGCCCCTGATCGCGCCGTCCCCTTCTCCGGTCTCACCCGTCTGGACCACGTCGGCATCGCCTGCCGCGACCTGGACGCCGCGGTCGAGTTCTACCGGTCGACCTACGGTTTCGAGGTGGAGCACGAGGAGGTCAACGAGGAGCAGGGGGTGCGCGAGGCGATGCTCCGGATCAACGGCACGGACGACGGCGGCGCCACGTATCTGCAACTGCTGGAACCGACCCGTCCCGACTCCCCGGTGGGGAAGTTCCTCGAACGCAACGGGGAGGGCGTGCACCACATCGCGTTCGGGACCGGGGACGTGGCCGCCTCCGC is a window of Nocardiopsis changdeensis DNA encoding:
- a CDS encoding RNA-guided endonuclease InsQ/TnpB family protein, with product MARKTVKRAFKYRFYPTGAQAAELSRTFGCVRLVYNKALAARTRAWYQNRERIGYNATSAMLTGWKKTENLAFLAEVSSVPLQQALRHLQQGFSHFFAGRACYPRFKSRKKSRASAEYTSSAFRYRDGKLTLAKMSEPLAIVWSRPLPAGAAPSTVTVSRDAVGRWFVSLLCEDTVESSPAPHDAVGVDAGITSLVTLSTGEKVTNPRHERADRARLARAQRALSRKQTGSANQARARTRVARVHARIADRRKDFLHKLTTRLVRENQVVVIEDLTVRTMVRNRGLARAISDAAWSDMRSMLEYKAAWYGRELVVVDRFFPSTRLCSVPGCGHVHERLPLDVRVWTCPRCGAVHDRDVNAANNLRAAGLAVSACGAGVRPRREPSRTGLSASKQEGRGATRDGANAPDHR
- the mce gene encoding methylmalonyl-CoA epimerase; translated protein: MSNAPDRAVPFSGLTRLDHVGIACRDLDAAVEFYRSTYGFEVEHEEVNEEQGVREAMLRINGTDDGGATYLQLLEPTRPDSPVGKFLERNGEGVHHIAFGTGDVAASAAEVGGRGVRVLDAAPRRGTAGSQIVFLHPKDCGGVLTELVQSTR